The Fulvivirga maritima genome segment GTTTCAAACTTCACTTCGCTTTTATAATATGGCTCAAGGCGAACTAGTAATTCAAGACCCTCATCATTTGTTTTTTCTAAATGATCAATTTTGGCAGAATTTTGAATAGAATTCATAGTGTGAGTTTTACTGTCTCCACTATATAAATATGCAATATCTGTATTTACCCAATATTTAGTAATACCTTCAGGAAGTGGCTTAAGAGGAAGTTGGGTATAGACCACTTTTGTCTTTTGCTTATCGAGGTTCTGCGCTATCGAAAAGCTTGCGGTAAGGCAAATCGCTAAAATAGTATTAATTAAAGATCTCATGTTAAAAAAAGTATTGGTTTGTCTATAAAGTAAAAAGTATATGTTTGAAAATATTCTCGGTTTAATATTTTATTAATCGAGATTTTATCCTGTATACTCAATAGAAAGTAACCCCTAGGCAAAGTATGTTATAAAAACAAATCGGTAGTAAATGTGAAAAAGGGACTACTAAAGCTTAAGAAAGGTGCCAAAAACTGATTGTTTTTGTATATAATAGGGTTGTAATTTGTATTATAATCAGTTGAAATATAATTAGGCCTCCCTTGATAATTGCATAAATCAAAACAAGATATAAAAGCTGGACTGATTAAGTCCAGCTTTTTTTGTTATAAATCTGAACACCTTCCGCTTTAGCGTCTTCGAAAAGTGCAAAATCGTGAGTGGTTTTATTAATAAATCTGAAGGAATATCGATTTAGAATAGTATAGACACACCGATCCCTAAGGCTTTTCTGATTTAGGTTTAGGCGGCCTGAAGTAGTGGTATGTTTTCTGATTTCTTTTTGCTCATCTTAACAGCATTGGCCATCATAACGGCAAAGAATACATGTATCATTTCTCGTTTTTCTCCCTTAACCTTGATTTTATTCAGGCCGTAAGCCGTTTTATGGGTACCAAAACTTCCCTCCATCACGGTTGCTCTCTGGTTAGAGATGAGGCTTCTGAGTTTGCTTTCCTCAGGTTTGTTTATCTTGGGGCCTTTCTTTGGAAAGCAAGTGAACACTTTCCTTACTGTTAAATACTTTCTGTTGGCATTAGTGGCATAAATGCGATCTGCCCCCAGCTGATGAAGGGAGCCAAATATCGATCTATGTTTTAAACTACTTATTTTTAGTCTGGTACTTTCATTGAATGCCCTGAACTCCATGGCATCAATAAAGCAGATGCCGTCAACCTGAAGCATGTGGGTTTTCATTCCAAACTCAACCCTTTTAGTTTCTTTGCCTCGTACGATAGGCCTGACATAAGGTCTGGGAAGCGATACTATCCTGTTTTTCAATTCTTTAGCTGGATGATGCTGCAAGAATTGCTGTTGCCCAAGTACCTTCTGTATTGTTTTTAGGTATGCTCGCTCTTGAAAGTGAAGCTGTATTTGTGGGTTTTCATTGAGTAAGTACTGCAGCTGTCCAAGCCCTTTGGACAGTAGATATATCAATGCCTTTTTACGCTTGCGTCCAGCTTTGTATGTCTTTTTTCGACTACGATCGTAAGACATCTGCTTGCGTTTTTGATCTATATATTTGGAGCGAGGCCGTTTTACACCTAATATTTTACTCCATCTGTAAAGCTGTTTTTCAAACACCCATTGACAGCTTTCCCAAAGTAGTTTTACATCGGTAGGAAAACGAATATAACTTTCATAGCAAGTGGCATCCATTAAGAGAACATGCGTATTATTCATATCTCTTTTCCAATGATGAATGAGTACTTCCTGAAGTTGTTGCCAATCAGTATTATCAGCCATATACGTCCTGATTCTACTTAAAATGGCCTTATCCTTAATTCTTTGGTTATCATCCAACAATTTATTGCAAAAAAGCTGAAGGCTCCAGTCCGTATTAAATCGTTCTATTAACTTCTCGTCACTCAGGTTTAAATAAGATTTTAGAAACATTAGACCAAACATGCCTTGGGCCGAAAACCAGCGGGGTGCGCCTGGGCCTCTATTTTCCTTTGGCAAACATTCTGAAAGTTGACTCCAAGGAATAGTATTATAAACTTTCCCCAAGGTGCTATTCTTGAATAAGTACCATTTTGGAGTTAAGTAATCTTGCGGTTGGAAAAGCTCTTGATCTCTCATATATTACAGTGTTAATTGTGATTAGGCACTACAATTTAACAAATCAAAAACCCCGAAAAAAGCTTTATATAGCTAATTTCGGGGTTTTATTTTATGCTTTAATACTGATAAGAAACTGTATTTCAGTGTTTTTTATTTAAAAGGGAGGCCCTAATTAATTATAATATTTCTTATAGGTGTGATTTTTTCAATTTTTTTTAAAATTTCAAGACTTAAAACAGGTGGTGTATGGTTAAATATAACCGCTATTAAGCTTCTTCGTTCATATTAATCAATAGGTTATAGTTGACCTTATAATTGATTTAGTAAAATGGCCTTTAGCCCGCCTTTAATGCTGCTTACGCGAGTGTAACCTTGTTGGGTAAGGTATTTGGCTGCTTGCCTGCTTCGGCGCCCAGATTCGCAGTGTACGAATATTTCATGATTTTTGTTGCTGGGCAGTTTGTTTAAGTATTGTGGAAGCTCACCTAATGGATAATTAGCTACTCCGATATTATTTTCATCATATTCCCAGCATTCTCTTACGTCAATTATCAGAATGCTGCTGTCATTTTTCACTCTTTCCCTATATTCCGTTACCTCTATTTCTCTCATTGAGCTTGTTTAAAAATTTTGATGGATTGCGTCTTGTTTTGTGAATGGAGTTGTAAGATATAAATGCCAGTTGGCAAGTGTTTAATATTTAAAATATGGCGTTCATTTGAAATTTCTTGTAACTCATATTGCTGACTAACCCCTCTTAGATCTGTTAAGTGGATCTCTTGATAGCTTCCTTCTAGAATATATTCACCATTAGATGGGTTGGGGTAAACTTTAAGATTTTGAATATTTGGGTTTTCTACACCTACTGTAGTGCCCTCAAATTCACCGAAAACTGGCCTAATCATTAAGCTGCCAGAGACCAAGCTATTTTGCTGCCAGGTACCATCCAGATTATAAAATATTTTGTCACCAGTATCTGTGTTTCTATCTAAGCCTACTCCTAATTGTCCGTTAGAGTTTTGTAAGTAGCCAACATAAAAAGTGCCTGATACATCTACTTCAGTCCCTAAACTATATCTGATAAATTGATTTCTTCCTGTATTACTAATAGACTGAGATGTGCGAGCTCTCAGGGTGCCAGGCTGTCCGTTATTGTCATCCCAAACGCATAGGAAGATGCTTCTACCTGTAGGAGATGTT includes the following:
- a CDS encoding transposase — its product is MRDQELFQPQDYLTPKWYLFKNSTLGKVYNTIPWSQLSECLPKENRGPGAPRWFSAQGMFGLMFLKSYLNLSDEKLIERFNTDWSLQLFCNKLLDDNQRIKDKAILSRIRTYMADNTDWQQLQEVLIHHWKRDMNNTHVLLMDATCYESYIRFPTDVKLLWESCQWVFEKQLYRWSKILGVKRPRSKYIDQKRKQMSYDRSRKKTYKAGRKRKKALIYLLSKGLGQLQYLLNENPQIQLHFQERAYLKTIQKVLGQQQFLQHHPAKELKNRIVSLPRPYVRPIVRGKETKRVEFGMKTHMLQVDGICFIDAMEFRAFNESTRLKISSLKHRSIFGSLHQLGADRIYATNANRKYLTVRKVFTCFPKKGPKINKPEESKLRSLISNQRATVMEGSFGTHKTAYGLNKIKVKGEKREMIHVFFAVMMANAVKMSKKKSENIPLLQAA
- a CDS encoding rhodanese-like domain-containing protein, whose translation is MREIEVTEYRERVKNDSSILIIDVRECWEYDENNIGVANYPLGELPQYLNKLPSNKNHEIFVHCESGRRSRQAAKYLTQQGYTRVSSIKGGLKAILLNQL